A region of Acidisarcina sp. DNA encodes the following proteins:
- a CDS encoding acetyl-CoA hydrolase/transferase C-terminal domain-containing protein, with product MSWRKEYERKRMDAAQALQTVHSGDRVWIQSGCGTPSILVDALVARASELRDVEIVHMMTLGNADYTRPECEGHFRHRGLFLGANVREAVAAGRADYTPILLSEIEGLFLSGELRLDVVLMQVSPPDVHGFVSLGTTVDCTLTATHCARVVIAEVNEQMPRTHGDTCIPVSRISVLVETSRPLLELHSEPFTDLHLRVARNVASLIPDGATLQTGIGGIPDAVLKCLGDKRDLGIHTEMCSDGVMDLIESGIVNGERKSLHRGKVVLGFVLGTRRLFDFIHENPSFEFRSISYTNDPFVVAQNDRMVAINSALQVDLTGQVCADSLGTRPYSGFGGQLDFIRGAARSIGGVPIIALPSTALGGRVSRIVPVLEPGAGVVTSRADVHYVVTEHGIAYLHGKTLRERAEALIAIAGSEVSGRVRGLCGAGTIPGAQSGDGRLSLRSGDPKERSARDGDARQRLASGRCGGVQRMRPLHRSVSAEGDSHE from the coding sequence ATGAGCTGGCGAAAAGAATACGAGCGCAAGCGTATGGATGCAGCGCAGGCATTGCAGACCGTGCACTCTGGCGACCGCGTATGGATCCAGTCGGGATGCGGTACACCCTCGATACTGGTGGATGCATTGGTCGCGCGGGCCTCCGAGCTGCGCGATGTGGAGATCGTCCACATGATGACGCTGGGGAACGCAGATTACACGCGGCCGGAATGCGAAGGGCATTTTCGGCATCGCGGATTGTTTCTGGGGGCGAACGTGCGCGAGGCGGTGGCGGCAGGCCGCGCCGACTACACGCCCATTCTGCTGAGTGAGATTGAAGGACTATTCCTGAGCGGAGAGCTGCGACTCGATGTTGTTCTGATGCAGGTATCGCCGCCGGATGTGCATGGGTTTGTGAGCCTGGGAACGACAGTGGATTGCACGCTGACCGCAACTCACTGTGCCAGGGTGGTGATTGCCGAAGTGAATGAACAGATGCCGCGCACGCACGGAGATACATGCATTCCCGTGAGCCGGATCTCCGTGCTGGTGGAGACATCGCGGCCGCTGCTGGAGCTGCATTCGGAGCCTTTCACGGATCTGCATCTGCGTGTTGCGCGCAATGTGGCGTCTCTCATCCCCGATGGTGCAACGCTGCAAACAGGAATCGGCGGGATTCCGGATGCGGTGCTGAAGTGCCTGGGAGACAAGCGTGATCTGGGGATTCACACCGAGATGTGTTCTGACGGAGTCATGGATCTGATCGAGTCCGGCATAGTGAATGGCGAACGAAAGTCTCTGCACCGCGGCAAAGTGGTTCTGGGATTTGTTCTGGGAACGCGACGCTTGTTTGATTTCATCCACGAGAATCCAAGCTTCGAATTTCGATCAATCTCTTATACGAATGATCCTTTTGTGGTGGCGCAGAACGACAGGATGGTTGCGATTAACTCGGCATTGCAGGTGGATCTGACGGGGCAGGTGTGTGCCGACTCGCTGGGAACCAGGCCCTACAGCGGCTTCGGCGGGCAGTTGGACTTTATTCGCGGTGCAGCGCGCTCGATTGGCGGAGTGCCGATTATCGCGCTGCCATCGACGGCGCTTGGTGGCAGGGTATCAAGGATTGTCCCCGTGCTCGAACCAGGAGCGGGCGTAGTGACGTCGCGGGCGGATGTCCACTATGTGGTGACGGAGCATGGCATTGCCTATCTGCACGGGAAAACTTTGCGGGAACGTGCGGAGGCTCTGATCGCGATTGCGGGATCCGAAGTTTCAGGGCGAGTTAGAGGACTTTGCGGTGCGGGCACGATACCTGGAGCGCAAAGCGGCGATGGCCGGTTATCCCTGAGGAGCGGCGATCCAAAGGAAAGGAGCGCGAGAGATGGAGATGCGCGACAGAGGCTTGCTTCAGGTAGATGTGGAGGAGTGCAAAGGATGCGGCCTTTGCATCGAAGCGTGTCCGCCGAAGGTGATTCGCATGAGTGA
- a CDS encoding ROK family protein, whose translation MSRDAGVELLVFDVGGSHIACGVLSLKTGTLSQVRRTPTPVTGPSEEFFRAVEVLGKQLLTAPEALAGLALAVPNPFDYERGISYMEHKYQYLYGVDLRRALADRFACDPSRIHFLNDAAAFLIGEIHQGAAVGIGRSIGITLGTGVGSAFAVNGRIVTDDPNVPPGGEIWNLSYREGIVEDVISGRSIREIYKRLTGSMAEVREIARRAAEDAIARQAFEIFGQELGKVLRATCAAFHPERIVFGGAISHSGDLFLPAARAELASDTIELCVSQLFDNAPLIGAGISWQQQQGVDRHDSLASPTAR comes from the coding sequence TTGTCTCGTGATGCGGGAGTTGAACTTCTTGTGTTTGATGTTGGTGGCAGTCATATCGCCTGTGGTGTATTGAGCCTGAAAACAGGGACTCTCAGCCAGGTAAGGCGCACTCCCACGCCCGTGACGGGGCCCTCAGAAGAATTCTTCCGGGCGGTTGAAGTTCTCGGTAAGCAGCTGCTTACCGCGCCGGAAGCGTTGGCTGGCCTGGCTCTTGCGGTCCCGAATCCGTTTGATTATGAGCGCGGCATCAGTTACATGGAGCATAAGTATCAGTACCTCTATGGCGTTGATCTTCGGCGCGCCCTGGCGGACCGCTTCGCTTGCGATCCTTCTCGGATTCATTTCCTCAACGATGCCGCAGCATTCCTCATCGGCGAGATTCACCAGGGTGCCGCTGTGGGCATCGGCCGCTCCATAGGCATCACTCTGGGAACAGGGGTCGGGTCGGCCTTTGCGGTGAATGGCAGGATTGTGACGGACGATCCCAACGTTCCTCCCGGCGGAGAGATATGGAACCTGTCGTACCGAGAAGGCATTGTGGAGGATGTCATTTCAGGCCGTTCCATACGGGAGATCTACAAGCGACTCACGGGCAGTATGGCCGAAGTAAGGGAGATTGCTCGCCGTGCTGCTGAAGATGCGATCGCCCGCCAGGCCTTCGAGATATTCGGACAGGAGCTTGGCAAGGTCCTGCGTGCAACCTGTGCTGCATTTCATCCGGAGCGGATTGTTTTTGGGGGAGCGATTTCCCACTCCGGCGATCTCTTTCTGCCCGCGGCAAGAGCGGAGCTGGCTTCCGACACCATCGAGTTGTGCGTCTCTCAGTTGTTCGATAATGCGCCATTGATTGGAGCCGGAATCAGTTGGCAGCAACAGCAGGGTGTGGATCGGCATGATTCGCTAGCGTCACCCACAGCGCGATGA
- a CDS encoding LacI family DNA-binding transcriptional regulator yields MSRKSSSVPTIADVARECGVGSMTVSRVVNGGRYVSPATAKRVRAAIARLGYEPNEAARILKGQASRTIGLILPDLGDPFFSACAHAVQLLAARHGYRTLLSVCEGNVETELEELAVMKARKVAGILVIPSNKESIEPLATLRARGVPVVMLDRTLPGLDAGEVMVDNAGGAQKAVNHLVQHGHRKILCIGYNSRFNSIGQRIAGYESAMTAAGLVPQVLAVEDDSSVGPQLLQCLRSSKPPTAIFSLNNVTTTQVLHLLQRENIQIPGDVALIGFDDFELASLLAVPLTAVNQPAGELGRSGTRMLLDWIRTGTQEMRSVDDRVVLPVELVIRRSCGCDAPPRIRSSRQDN; encoded by the coding sequence ATGAGTAGAAAGTCTTCCTCCGTTCCTACCATCGCCGATGTTGCACGCGAGTGTGGTGTCGGCTCTATGACCGTCTCCCGGGTTGTGAATGGTGGCAGGTATGTGAGTCCTGCCACGGCAAAGCGTGTGCGTGCCGCAATTGCCAGGCTTGGTTACGAGCCCAATGAGGCGGCTCGCATTCTGAAGGGGCAGGCTTCTCGAACCATCGGCCTCATCCTGCCCGATCTGGGCGATCCCTTCTTCTCCGCCTGCGCCCATGCTGTGCAGTTGTTGGCAGCCAGGCACGGTTATAGAACGCTGCTCTCTGTCTGCGAGGGAAATGTTGAGACCGAGCTGGAAGAACTCGCGGTCATGAAGGCAAGGAAGGTGGCCGGGATTTTGGTCATACCTTCCAATAAAGAGTCGATTGAGCCATTAGCGACGTTGCGGGCGCGAGGCGTCCCTGTCGTCATGCTGGATCGCACCCTCCCTGGTCTGGATGCGGGAGAGGTAATGGTGGACAATGCCGGAGGAGCGCAGAAGGCTGTCAACCACCTTGTCCAGCACGGTCATCGGAAGATCTTGTGCATCGGCTACAACAGCAGGTTTAACTCGATCGGCCAGCGGATAGCGGGCTATGAAAGTGCGATGACTGCGGCAGGCCTGGTTCCGCAGGTCCTCGCCGTAGAAGACGATTCTTCCGTCGGCCCGCAGTTGCTCCAGTGCTTGCGTTCCAGCAAGCCCCCCACTGCCATCTTTAGTTTGAATAATGTGACAACCACCCAGGTCTTGCATCTGCTGCAGAGGGAAAATATCCAGATTCCCGGGGATGTCGCACTGATCGGCTTTGATGATTTTGAGCTGGCGAGTCTCCTCGCGGTGCCGCTAACCGCGGTCAATCAACCGGCAGGCGAACTTGGCCGCAGTGGAACGCGGATGCTGCTGGACTGGATACGTACGGGGACGCAGGAGATGCGCTCCGTCGACGATAGAGTGGTATTGCCGGTAGAGCTTGTGATTCGCCGCTCCTGTGGTTGCGACGCGCCTCCAAGGATTCGCTCTTCCCGCCAGGACAACTGA
- a CDS encoding DinB family protein, with protein MEIRDLLASEFEREMKGTRATLERVPEGKSDYKPHEKSMSMSRLAGHLAQLPALAVVIVDLPELDFATSDMKPLVMESRDQLLQAFDSNVQKARDAFARTSDAALAQPWTLRHQSQVFLQGSRYEAIRGMLLNHIIHHRAQLGVYLRLNGVPVPSIYGPSADES; from the coding sequence ATGGAGATCCGCGACCTGCTTGCATCTGAATTTGAGAGAGAGATGAAGGGTACCAGAGCCACCCTCGAGCGCGTTCCCGAGGGGAAGTCCGACTATAAACCTCACGAAAAATCCATGTCCATGTCCAGACTTGCTGGACACCTTGCTCAACTTCCAGCGTTAGCTGTCGTGATCGTCGACTTGCCGGAGCTTGATTTCGCGACTTCAGATATGAAGCCGCTTGTCATGGAATCCAGAGACCAACTGCTCCAGGCCTTTGATAGCAACGTGCAGAAAGCCCGCGATGCTTTTGCGCGAACCAGTGACGCTGCTCTCGCGCAACCTTGGACGCTGAGGCATCAGTCACAGGTCTTCCTGCAAGGCAGCCGCTACGAGGCCATCAGAGGTATGCTGCTCAATCACATCATTCATCACCGCGCCCAGCTTGGTGTCTATCTGCGGCTCAATGGCGTTCCTGTTCCTTCCATCTACGGACCTTCTGCTGACGAGTCCTAA
- a CDS encoding trehalose-6-phosphate synthase: MRILSWRLIVALIIGVSLVTLASSWYEVQSQKDALRHDLDRKAATLGESLAATAELYLATQDHPGLEQLVGRFSNREHLVGIAVYGRDQSPLVMTPGLSGSLPSLAPLLRDSVRDNRDISVFTHLRFRRVHVLAAPLHASDRTVIGGILVIHDTGYIRAEIFRIWGRVFFRIAIQVLVIAAITLFILRWSLTGPIARVAVWMRALRTGQHAVRPAATDLDFLFPLAREVAPMAESIQRARAAAETEAGLRNANESQWTAERLADHVRNRLGQSNLFVVSNREPYIHSHRENGIAVTVPASGLVTAIEPILCACNGTWVAYGSGDADAETVDARDRIKVPPDEPRYTLRRVWLSHEEEEGYYYGFANEGLWPLCHIAHTRPIFRASDWEYYYEVNRKFADALLQEIGDEENPVVLIQDYHFALLPRMLKDRLPNARIAIFWHIPWPTPESFEICPWQRELLDGLLGADLIGFHVRAHCNNFLNTVDRILESRVDWEHFSVKRNDHLTSVLPFPISVEFSGDVPPSERDLTAGEERSAIFAELGVEATYLGVGVDRVDYTKGIIERFQAVESFLERYPTYQGKFTFVQIGAPSRSRIKRYADFQLEVEAEANRINARFKRGRWRPIVFLNRQHDRHQVERYYRAAHVCMVTSLHDGMNLVAKEFVATRHDERGVLILSRFTGAARELHDAIIVNPYDVNATGEAIAQALKMNVSEMVDRMHRMRKTIKEHNIYWWAASLIGALCELRLEPKGGTWEHKRGSDDETVEPEHVSVEI, translated from the coding sequence ATGCGAATTCTAAGTTGGCGATTGATTGTGGCGCTGATCATTGGAGTCTCTCTGGTGACGCTTGCGTCATCCTGGTATGAGGTGCAGTCCCAGAAAGATGCTCTCCGCCACGACCTGGACCGCAAAGCCGCAACCTTAGGGGAAAGCCTGGCCGCCACCGCCGAACTCTATCTCGCTACCCAGGATCATCCCGGCCTTGAGCAACTGGTGGGACGCTTCAGCAACCGCGAACACCTTGTCGGAATCGCAGTCTATGGCCGCGATCAATCCCCCCTTGTCATGACTCCGGGCCTTAGCGGATCTCTCCCCAGCCTTGCTCCGCTGCTGCGTGATTCCGTCCGCGACAATCGGGACATCAGCGTCTTTACTCATCTACGATTCCGCCGCGTTCATGTGCTGGCTGCTCCTTTGCACGCTTCCGACAGAACGGTGATTGGCGGGATCCTCGTCATCCACGATACGGGTTATATCCGCGCCGAGATCTTTCGCATCTGGGGTCGCGTCTTCTTTCGCATTGCCATCCAGGTGCTCGTCATTGCGGCGATTACGCTATTTATTCTTCGCTGGAGCCTGACCGGACCAATTGCCCGCGTTGCAGTCTGGATGCGAGCTCTGCGAACAGGCCAGCATGCGGTGCGACCCGCCGCGACGGATCTGGACTTCCTCTTTCCGCTGGCCCGCGAGGTCGCACCAATGGCGGAGAGCATCCAGCGCGCCCGAGCCGCGGCGGAGACGGAAGCGGGCCTGCGCAATGCCAACGAATCACAATGGACTGCGGAACGGCTGGCCGATCATGTCCGGAACCGTCTTGGCCAGAGCAATCTCTTTGTGGTTTCCAACCGCGAGCCGTATATACACTCGCATCGCGAAAATGGCATCGCTGTTACGGTGCCTGCGAGTGGACTGGTTACCGCTATCGAGCCAATCCTTTGCGCGTGCAATGGAACCTGGGTCGCGTATGGAAGCGGCGATGCAGATGCGGAAACCGTCGATGCCCGCGATCGCATCAAGGTTCCGCCGGATGAGCCGCGTTACACTCTGCGCCGCGTGTGGCTGAGCCATGAAGAGGAAGAAGGCTATTACTACGGATTCGCCAATGAGGGCTTGTGGCCGCTCTGCCATATCGCCCATACGCGCCCTATCTTTCGCGCCTCGGATTGGGAGTACTACTACGAGGTCAATCGGAAGTTTGCCGACGCGCTCCTCCAGGAGATCGGCGACGAGGAGAATCCCGTCGTCCTCATCCAGGACTATCACTTCGCCCTGCTGCCGCGCATGTTGAAGGACCGGCTGCCCAATGCTCGCATTGCGATCTTCTGGCACATTCCCTGGCCTACGCCGGAGTCGTTTGAAATCTGCCCATGGCAACGCGAATTGCTCGATGGGCTCCTCGGTGCGGACCTTATCGGGTTCCATGTGCGCGCCCATTGCAACAACTTCCTCAATACCGTCGATCGCATCCTGGAGTCGCGCGTCGATTGGGAGCACTTCTCCGTTAAGCGCAACGATCACCTGACCTCTGTGCTTCCATTTCCCATCAGCGTCGAGTTCTCCGGCGATGTTCCCCCGTCCGAAAGAGACCTCACCGCGGGAGAAGAGCGCAGCGCCATCTTTGCCGAGCTGGGAGTGGAAGCCACTTACCTCGGCGTTGGCGTCGATCGCGTCGACTACACCAAAGGCATCATCGAACGATTCCAGGCGGTTGAATCTTTCCTTGAGAGGTACCCCACCTATCAGGGCAAGTTCACCTTCGTCCAGATCGGCGCTCCCAGCCGCAGCCGCATCAAGAGGTATGCCGATTTCCAACTGGAGGTGGAAGCCGAAGCCAACCGCATCAATGCCCGCTTCAAGCGTGGTAGATGGAGACCCATCGTCTTTCTCAACCGCCAGCATGATCGCCATCAAGTCGAGCGCTACTATCGCGCCGCTCATGTTTGCATGGTCACATCGCTGCACGATGGAATGAATCTTGTTGCGAAGGAGTTCGTCGCCACACGCCACGACGAGAGGGGAGTGCTCATCCTCAGCCGGTTCACCGGAGCCGCGCGGGAGTTGCACGACGCTATTATCGTCAATCCATATGACGTTAATGCGACCGGCGAGGCCATCGCCCAGGCCCTCAAGATGAATGTCAGCGAGATGGTCGACCGCATGCATCGCATGCGCAAAACCATCAAGGAGCACAACATTTACTGGTGGGCTGCCAGCCTCATCGGAGCTCTGTGCGAACTTCGTCTCGAACCTAAAGGCGGCACTTGGGAACACAAACGCGGCAGCGACGACGAGACCGTTGAGCCTGAGCACGTCTCGGTAGAGATCTAA
- a CDS encoding HAD family hydrolase — protein MNFSTLATDYDGTLAEEGVVAPSTIEALEALRHSGRNIILVTGRELPQLLEIFDRTDLFDWIVAENGALLYQPATRQKQLLTEPPPIQFVQELKRRGVSPISTGEAVVATWRPQETAVHQVIRDLGLDLQITLNKDAVMVLPVGVDKASGLEAALEEMKLSWNTVVGIGDAENDFAFLSKCQCSVAVANALDSLKQEVDFTTLASRGEGVVELIQHILKDDLCSLGDNDRQISIPSNTSS, from the coding sequence ATGAATTTTTCCACATTGGCAACAGACTACGACGGCACCCTCGCAGAGGAGGGCGTTGTCGCGCCATCCACTATCGAAGCTCTGGAAGCCTTACGCCATTCTGGACGCAACATCATCCTCGTGACCGGCCGCGAACTCCCCCAACTGCTGGAGATTTTTGATCGAACGGACCTTTTTGACTGGATAGTCGCGGAAAATGGCGCACTCCTTTATCAGCCCGCAACCCGGCAAAAGCAGCTTTTGACGGAGCCTCCCCCGATCCAGTTTGTGCAGGAGCTTAAGCGGCGCGGTGTCTCCCCTATTTCGACCGGGGAAGCCGTGGTTGCCACATGGAGGCCGCAGGAAACCGCTGTGCATCAGGTGATCCGCGACCTCGGTCTGGATCTGCAGATCACGTTGAATAAAGATGCCGTTATGGTCCTGCCTGTTGGTGTCGACAAAGCCAGCGGCCTCGAGGCAGCGCTCGAAGAAATGAAGCTATCGTGGAACACGGTCGTTGGCATCGGCGATGCGGAAAACGACTTTGCATTTCTCAGTAAGTGCCAGTGCTCCGTCGCCGTTGCGAATGCTCTCGATTCCCTGAAACAAGAGGTTGATTTCACGACGCTTGCGTCGCGTGGCGAAGGGGTTGTGGAACTCATTCAACATATTCTCAAGGACGATCTGTGCTCTCTCGGCGACAATGACCGGCAGATTTCCATTCCCTCCAATACCAGTTCCTAG
- the aceE gene encoding pyruvate dehydrogenase (acetyl-transferring), homodimeric type: MSTQVEMPIATDFTAEVAEWIEAFNQVVLAEGPQHASDLLEELHERARDAGVPTPSHLTTHYRNTIPVEEELPYPGDRYMERRIKGLIRWNALAMVHLQNKKDPGIGGHISTYSSLATLLEVGYNHFFHASYGDQPGDLIYFQGHASPGVYARAYVEGRLTDDHLLNYRHELRDKPGLSSYPHPWLMPDFWRFPTVSMGIGPLNAIYQARFMRYLENRKLIEKTPRKVWAFIGDGETDEVETLGALTMGAREKLDNLIFVINCNLQRLDGPVRGNKRIIDELESVFHGAGWNVIKVIWGAGWDKLFERDHSGLLLKRMEECVDGDYQAYKAKGGAYVRKEFFGKYPELLELVKDMTDDEIYALHRGGHDPVKVFNAYKRAMEHTGGPTVILAKTVKGFGFGTTEGRNAAHQEKKLTEDGITAFIKRFNIELPEETAKQVHPYRPAEDSPEITYLRERRRELGGYMPSREVPKTDFQAPPLDYFKEWTAGSRGREVSTTMGFVSMLRTLLKHPQFGKYIVPITPDEGRTFGLESAIRQVGIYASEGQKYKPHDADVLLYYREEIDGQILEEGITEAGAMASFTAAGSGYTNYGVPTIPFYMYYSMFGFQRVGDMIWAFADSRGKGFLMGGTAGRTTMLGEGLQHQDGHSLILASTVPTCISYDPAYVYELAVILQDGLRRMYQDGESVFYYITMYNEDYAMPEMPEGVAEGILRGIYKFKPAAKGKATVQLFGSGTILNEVVRAQGILAEKYGVQADVWSVTSYNELRREALSVERWNRLHPAEPEKTPYILTALQGAKGPIIAASDYMKSLTDQLSPWLSNRLVTLGTDGFGRSDNREHLRQHFEVNAESVVAATLSRLAREGKFDAARAQQAFADLGLPTETPDPAHL; the protein is encoded by the coding sequence ATGAGCACACAAGTCGAAATGCCTATCGCGACGGATTTCACTGCTGAAGTTGCAGAATGGATTGAAGCCTTCAACCAGGTCGTTCTAGCAGAGGGCCCGCAGCACGCCTCCGACCTCCTAGAGGAGTTGCACGAGAGAGCGCGCGATGCCGGAGTCCCCACCCCCTCCCATCTCACCACCCATTATCGGAATACCATCCCGGTTGAAGAAGAGCTGCCCTACCCCGGCGACCGCTACATGGAGCGCCGCATCAAGGGGCTGATTCGCTGGAACGCGCTCGCCATGGTGCACCTGCAGAATAAGAAGGATCCTGGCATTGGTGGCCACATCTCCACGTATTCTTCTCTGGCTACCCTGCTCGAGGTCGGCTATAACCACTTCTTCCATGCTTCTTATGGAGACCAGCCCGGAGATCTCATCTACTTTCAGGGCCACGCTTCACCCGGCGTCTATGCGCGGGCGTATGTGGAAGGCCGCTTGACGGACGACCACCTGCTCAACTACCGCCATGAGCTGCGCGACAAGCCTGGACTCTCCTCTTATCCTCACCCCTGGCTCATGCCGGACTTCTGGCGATTCCCAACCGTCTCTATGGGCATCGGTCCGCTCAACGCCATCTACCAGGCGCGCTTCATGCGCTATCTGGAGAACCGCAAGCTCATCGAGAAGACCCCCCGTAAGGTCTGGGCATTCATAGGAGATGGCGAGACAGACGAGGTGGAGACGCTCGGGGCGCTTACCATGGGCGCGCGTGAGAAGCTCGACAACCTCATCTTTGTCATTAACTGCAATCTGCAGCGTCTCGACGGCCCGGTTCGCGGCAACAAGCGCATCATCGACGAACTCGAAAGCGTCTTCCATGGCGCTGGCTGGAACGTAATCAAGGTGATCTGGGGAGCGGGATGGGACAAGCTCTTCGAGCGCGACCATTCCGGCCTCCTGCTCAAGCGCATGGAAGAGTGCGTCGACGGAGACTATCAGGCATACAAGGCCAAGGGCGGAGCCTACGTACGCAAAGAATTCTTCGGCAAGTATCCTGAGCTGCTTGAACTCGTCAAAGATATGACCGACGACGAAATCTATGCCTTGCATCGCGGCGGGCATGATCCTGTCAAGGTATTCAACGCCTACAAGCGGGCGATGGAGCATACCGGCGGACCCACCGTCATCCTCGCCAAAACCGTGAAGGGCTTCGGCTTCGGGACCACGGAAGGACGCAACGCCGCCCACCAGGAAAAGAAGCTGACCGAGGACGGCATCACCGCATTCATCAAGCGCTTCAACATCGAGCTTCCCGAGGAAACGGCAAAGCAGGTCCATCCCTATCGCCCTGCGGAGGATAGTCCGGAGATCACGTATCTCCGCGAACGCCGCCGCGAACTCGGCGGCTACATGCCCAGCCGCGAAGTGCCAAAGACCGACTTTCAGGCTCCCCCACTGGATTACTTCAAGGAGTGGACTGCTGGATCGAGGGGACGTGAAGTCTCTACGACCATGGGTTTTGTCAGCATGCTTCGCACCTTGTTGAAGCATCCCCAGTTCGGCAAGTACATTGTGCCGATCACTCCCGATGAGGGCCGTACCTTCGGTCTCGAATCGGCAATTCGCCAGGTTGGCATCTATGCCAGCGAAGGGCAGAAATACAAGCCGCACGACGCGGATGTATTGCTCTACTATCGCGAAGAGATAGACGGCCAGATTCTGGAAGAGGGCATTACCGAGGCCGGAGCCATGGCATCCTTCACGGCTGCGGGCAGCGGCTATACCAACTATGGTGTGCCCACCATTCCGTTCTACATGTACTACTCGATGTTCGGATTCCAGCGTGTTGGCGACATGATCTGGGCATTCGCCGATTCTCGCGGCAAGGGCTTCCTGATGGGTGGAACCGCGGGACGCACCACTATGCTCGGCGAAGGGCTCCAACATCAGGACGGCCACAGCCTGATCCTCGCGAGCACGGTGCCAACCTGCATTAGCTACGATCCGGCCTATGTCTATGAGCTGGCAGTGATTCTGCAGGATGGTCTGCGCCGCATGTATCAGGACGGAGAGAGCGTCTTCTACTACATCACCATGTACAACGAAGACTATGCCATGCCCGAGATGCCGGAAGGGGTTGCGGAAGGAATTCTGCGCGGCATCTACAAATTCAAACCGGCAGCCAAGGGCAAGGCCACGGTGCAGCTCTTCGGCAGCGGCACGATCCTCAATGAAGTGGTGCGTGCGCAAGGCATCCTCGCCGAGAAATACGGCGTTCAGGCTGACGTGTGGAGCGTGACCAGCTACAACGAGCTTCGGCGCGAAGCGCTTTCCGTGGAGCGATGGAACCGCCTGCACCCTGCCGAGCCGGAGAAGACGCCATATATTCTTACCGCCTTGCAGGGAGCCAAAGGCCCCATCATTGCGGCCAGCGATTATATGAAGTCCCTGACCGATCAACTCTCGCCGTGGCTCTCCAACCGCCTCGTCACACTTGGGACGGATGGATTTGGCCGCAGCGACAACCGCGAACATCTGCGTCAGCACTTTGAGGTCAATGCGGAGTCGGTGGTCGCCGCTACGCTCTCGCGGTTGGCACGCGAAGGAAAATTCGACGCTGCTCGCGCGCAACAGGCGTTTGCAGATCTCGGATTGCCGACCGAAACCCCAGACCCGGCGCATCTGTAG